From a single Hymenobacter sp. YIM 151500-1 genomic region:
- a CDS encoding MutS-related protein translates to MAEFWEAFYQFEAYWSIAKGTRELGFTFPVFREEGLNLVEFYHPVLRQPVKNTLVLHGDEHVVLLTGPNMSGKSTLLKAVGLCVYLAHAGLAVPAATCELPFFHSLVIAINLRDSLRDGYSHFMAEIQKLKQVLRAAQEPGRTCAIFDELFRGTNMDDALEITRATVSGLAGFPRSYFFISTHLLQLEQQLPREPAVRTYCIECILQDGLPVFSYRLQAGWSNLKIGRLLFQKEGLYSLLQYSAAKQAATALSGKPE, encoded by the coding sequence ATGGCCGAGTTTTGGGAGGCCTTCTACCAGTTTGAAGCGTATTGGTCGATAGCCAAAGGCACTCGGGAATTGGGCTTTACCTTCCCGGTTTTCCGAGAGGAGGGGCTGAACTTGGTGGAGTTTTACCACCCGGTGCTGCGGCAGCCGGTGAAGAATACGCTGGTACTCCACGGCGACGAGCACGTGGTGCTATTGACCGGGCCGAATATGTCGGGCAAATCAACACTGCTAAAGGCCGTGGGCCTGTGCGTGTATCTGGCACACGCGGGGCTAGCCGTGCCCGCTGCTACGTGCGAACTGCCCTTCTTTCACTCACTGGTCATCGCCATCAACCTGCGCGACAGTCTGCGCGACGGCTACAGCCATTTTATGGCTGAAATTCAGAAGTTGAAGCAGGTACTTCGGGCAGCGCAGGAGCCCGGCCGCACATGTGCCATCTTCGACGAGCTGTTTCGGGGCACCAACATGGACGATGCACTGGAAATCACCCGCGCTACAGTGAGCGGACTAGCCGGCTTTCCGCGTTCCTATTTTTTCATCTCTACCCACTTGCTTCAGCTCGAACAACAGCTTCCCCGCGAGCCAGCTGTCCGCACTTACTGCATTGAATGCATCTTACAGGATGGGCTACCGGTGTTTTCCTACCGCTTGCAAGCCGGCTGGTCAAATCTGAAAATTGGTCGGCTTTTATTTCAAAAAGAAGGCTTATACAGCTTGTTACAGTACAGCGCAGCGAAACAGGCGGCAACTGCGCTGTCAGGAAAACCAGAGTAG
- a CDS encoding GNAT family N-acetyltransferase, protein MASSIRLLPAAEFPRHLDALTELLQDAVDSGASVGFLPPLATTEAQHYWRSLQNDLVAGHVLLLVAEEAGEVVGTVQLHLATKANAAHRAEVAKLLVHRRAQRRGIGRHLMQAVEDLARQQHRTTLVLDTLQGAPSELLYQCLGYVAAGVIPRFARVADGSLQPTVVYYKLLG, encoded by the coding sequence ATGGCCTCATCTATCCGCCTTCTGCCAGCAGCTGAGTTTCCCCGGCACCTCGACGCCCTGACCGAACTGCTGCAAGATGCCGTTGACTCGGGCGCTTCGGTGGGCTTTTTGCCACCCCTGGCCACTACCGAGGCGCAGCACTACTGGCGCAGCCTACAAAACGACCTGGTAGCGGGCCACGTGTTGCTGCTGGTAGCGGAAGAAGCTGGTGAGGTAGTAGGTACGGTGCAGCTGCACCTGGCCACCAAAGCCAATGCCGCCCACCGCGCCGAAGTAGCCAAGCTCCTGGTGCATCGCCGGGCCCAGCGCCGGGGCATCGGCCGCCACCTGATGCAGGCGGTGGAAGACCTGGCCCGCCAGCAACACCGCACTACGCTGGTCCTGGACACCTTGCAAGGCGCCCCCTCCGAACTGTTGTACCAATGCCTGGGCTATGTGGCAGCCGGCGTTATCCCGCGTTTCGCCCGCGTAGCGGATGGGTCGTTGCAGCCCACGGTGGTGTACTATAAGCTGCTGGGATAG
- a CDS encoding S66 peptidase family protein: MPTTAPPPLRSGDQVAIVCPARKASHEELAAAVATLESWGLRVVLGESTNVAHHQFGGEDEVRRRDFQRQLDDPAIRAILCARGGYGTPRIIDQLDFSRLAASPKWVAGFSDITTLNCHLLRLGFQSIHGVMPLMFHQEGGQESLDSLRQALFGEEVSYAVPAHPLNRAGAATGELVGGNLSMLQTLTGTRSDVPTAGRILFLEDIDEYLYAIDRMLVHLDRTGKLAGLAGLLVGHFTNPQDNAVPYGQTPHEIIMERVAKYNFPVAHGFPIGHEAENRALVVGRPARLVVGANGAQLEYA; the protein is encoded by the coding sequence ATGCCCACTACCGCCCCTCCCCCCCTCCGCTCCGGCGACCAGGTTGCCATCGTCTGTCCCGCCCGTAAAGCTTCTCACGAGGAGCTGGCCGCGGCCGTAGCCACCCTCGAAAGCTGGGGGCTGCGCGTAGTGCTGGGCGAAAGCACCAACGTGGCGCACCACCAGTTCGGGGGCGAAGACGAGGTGCGCCGCCGCGACTTTCAGCGCCAGCTCGACGACCCCGCCATCCGGGCCATCCTGTGCGCCCGCGGCGGCTACGGCACCCCCCGCATCATCGACCAGCTCGACTTTTCCCGCCTCGCTGCAAGCCCGAAATGGGTGGCCGGGTTCTCCGACATTACCACCCTCAACTGCCACCTGCTGCGGCTGGGCTTCCAGAGCATTCACGGTGTTATGCCCCTTATGTTCCATCAGGAAGGCGGGCAGGAATCGTTGGACAGCTTACGGCAGGCGTTGTTTGGGGAGGAGGTGAGCTACGCGGTGCCGGCTCATCCGCTCAACCGCGCCGGCGCGGCCACCGGCGAGCTGGTGGGCGGCAACCTGAGCATGCTGCAAACCCTCACCGGCACCCGCTCCGACGTGCCCACCGCCGGGCGCATCCTCTTTCTGGAAGACATCGACGAGTACCTCTACGCCATCGACCGGATGCTGGTGCACCTGGACCGTACCGGCAAGCTAGCGGGCCTGGCCGGCCTGCTGGTGGGCCACTTCACCAACCCCCAGGACAACGCCGTGCCCTACGGCCAGACGCCCCACGAAATCATCATGGAACGGGTAGCTAAGTACAACTTCCCCGTGGCCCACGGCTTCCCCATCGGGCACGAAGCAGAAAACAGGGCCTTGGTAGTAGGCCGGCCGGCCCGGCTGGTGGTAGGTGCCAACGGGGCGCAACTCGAATACGCGTAG
- a CDS encoding alpha/beta hydrolase yields the protein MLFVFLLTVLLASTGCLAQPAFPIDTTRGRYHRPVFRQVQVRRNVEFARVTTLLGLPQTLYLDVYEPAGDTVRRRPVVVLAHEGGFLTGTRDDAVMTDLCTRLARLGYVAATIDYRLYFFPFDTVGIGRAAIRATQDMRAAVRFFRHDAATARRFRVHPQYVFVGGSSAGGFMALQTGYLNKPTEVPAYLDLAALGGLEGSGGHAGYSSRPRGVINLCGALARASWLEAGDPPLCSVHGTRDGLVPYGRGTIGAQLPPQLVHGSGALRTRANAVGVPNVLRRLRGAGHVPYSFEPTYLDSIFLATRDFLRPLLGAGAPGPLLAAALNPRRLAQPTAALLPRRIGLRVPADSVALPSLGLLQALPDSTQRMAPLEPATTGAAPPR from the coding sequence TTGCTTTTCGTTTTTCTGCTGACCGTGCTGCTGGCTTCAACTGGCTGCTTGGCGCAACCTGCTTTTCCTATAGACACCACCCGCGGCCGGTATCATCGGCCGGTGTTTCGGCAGGTGCAGGTGCGGCGCAACGTGGAGTTTGCGCGCGTCACCACGTTGCTGGGGCTGCCGCAGACCTTGTACCTGGACGTGTACGAGCCGGCCGGCGACACCGTGCGGCGGCGCCCGGTAGTGGTGCTGGCCCACGAAGGCGGCTTCCTGACCGGCACCCGCGACGACGCCGTAATGACCGACCTGTGCACCCGCTTGGCTCGCCTGGGCTACGTGGCCGCCACCATCGACTACCGCCTCTACTTCTTTCCTTTCGACACCGTGGGCATTGGGCGGGCCGCCATTCGGGCTACTCAGGACATGCGGGCAGCGGTGCGCTTCTTCCGCCACGATGCCGCCACGGCCCGGCGGTTTCGGGTGCACCCGCAGTACGTGTTTGTGGGCGGGTCGTCGGCCGGGGGCTTCATGGCCCTGCAAACCGGCTACCTGAACAAGCCCACGGAAGTGCCCGCCTACCTCGACCTGGCCGCCCTGGGCGGACTGGAAGGCAGCGGCGGACACGCCGGCTACAGCAGCCGCCCGCGCGGGGTCATCAACCTGTGCGGAGCCCTGGCCCGAGCCAGCTGGCTGGAAGCTGGCGACCCGCCCCTGTGCAGCGTGCACGGCACCCGCGACGGACTGGTGCCCTACGGCCGCGGTACCATCGGGGCCCAGCTGCCGCCCCAGCTGGTGCACGGGAGTGGCGCCCTGCGCACCCGCGCCAACGCCGTGGGCGTGCCTAACGTGCTGCGCCGCCTGCGCGGAGCCGGCCACGTGCCCTACTCTTTCGAGCCTACCTACCTGGACTCGATATTCCTGGCTACGCGCGACTTTCTGCGGCCCCTGCTGGGTGCCGGGGCCCCCGGTCCGCTGCTGGCCGCCGCCCTCAACCCGCGCCGCCTGGCCCAGCCCACCGCCGCCCTGCTGCCCCGCCGCATCGGCCTGCGGGTACCGGCTGACTCCGTAGCCTTGCCCAGCCTGGGCCTACTGCAAGCCCTGCCCGACTCAACGCAGCGTATGGCGCCACTGGAGCCGGCTACCACCGGAGCCGCGCCGCCGAGGTAG
- a CDS encoding homoserine dehydrogenase yields the protein MSTEAKKVVVPNSSEPGTLFISIDKQAEYARTVGRARPWRVGLVGFGCVGQGLYDILQQRPDAGFDITRIVVKSRDKARSLPAERFEYDAQALLNDASLDVLVEVIDDADAAFRLVAEALRRGRRVVTANKAMLARHLPELVQLQRAHGGTLLYEAAVCGSIPILRTLDAYFGPEPLRRVTGILNGSSNYVLTRMGEDGSDYGPALLEAQQQGFAETDPSLDMGAFDPRSKAVLLAAHAFGAFLQPEQVLNLGIEGIGAVDIAFAASQGQKIKVVAGLQRLPDGRVTALVTPQLVGPESPLYTVDREFNGVVIEADFAGEQFLRGRGAGGHPTGSAVLADLAALRQGYFYDYPKASATPPTYATDLEVEVYLRTDEDRLIDLLDFSEISEEADEDAYVVGYVALETLIRHRDALRQAGAFLVRTGRLRPISTTIAAEEVSA from the coding sequence ATGTCCACTGAGGCTAAGAAAGTCGTCGTGCCCAATTCGTCGGAGCCCGGCACCCTATTTATTTCCATCGACAAGCAAGCCGAGTACGCCCGGACGGTTGGCCGGGCACGCCCCTGGCGGGTGGGGCTGGTGGGCTTCGGCTGCGTGGGCCAGGGCCTGTACGACATCTTGCAGCAGCGCCCCGACGCGGGTTTTGACATTACGCGCATCGTGGTGAAAAGCCGCGACAAAGCCCGCTCCCTGCCCGCCGAGCGGTTCGAGTACGACGCTCAGGCGTTGCTCAATGATGCTTCTTTGGACGTGCTGGTGGAGGTGATTGACGATGCCGACGCCGCTTTCCGGCTGGTGGCCGAGGCCCTGCGCCGGGGCCGGCGCGTCGTGACGGCCAACAAGGCCATGCTGGCCCGCCACCTGCCCGAGCTGGTGCAGTTGCAGCGCGCCCACGGCGGCACCCTGCTCTACGAGGCGGCCGTGTGCGGCAGCATCCCCATCCTGCGTACCCTCGACGCCTACTTTGGCCCCGAGCCCTTGCGCCGCGTCACGGGCATCCTCAACGGCTCCTCCAACTACGTGCTGACGCGCATGGGCGAAGACGGCTCCGACTACGGCCCGGCCCTGCTGGAAGCTCAGCAGCAGGGCTTCGCCGAAACCGACCCCAGCCTCGACATGGGCGCCTTCGACCCCCGCTCCAAAGCCGTGCTGCTGGCCGCTCACGCCTTCGGGGCTTTCTTGCAGCCCGAGCAGGTGCTCAACCTGGGTATTGAAGGTATTGGGGCCGTGGATATTGCCTTTGCCGCCAGCCAGGGCCAGAAAATCAAGGTAGTAGCCGGCCTTCAGCGCCTGCCCGACGGCCGGGTCACGGCCCTGGTCACGCCTCAGCTTGTGGGGCCTGAGTCGCCGCTGTACACCGTGGACCGGGAGTTTAACGGGGTGGTGATTGAGGCCGACTTCGCCGGGGAGCAGTTCCTGCGGGGCCGCGGGGCCGGCGGCCATCCTACCGGCTCGGCCGTGCTGGCCGACCTGGCCGCCTTGCGCCAAGGCTACTTCTATGATTACCCCAAAGCCTCGGCCACCCCGCCCACCTACGCCACCGACCTGGAAGTGGAGGTCTACCTGCGCACCGACGAGGACCGCCTCATCGACCTGCTCGACTTCAGCGAAATTTCCGAAGAAGCCGACGAAGACGCCTACGTGGTCGGCTACGTGGCTCTGGAAACCCTCATCCGCCACCGCGACGCCCTGCGCCAAGCCGGCGCCTTCCTCGTCCGCACCGGCCGCCTCCGCCCCATCAGCACCACCATTGCGGCTGAAGAGGTGTCGGCGTAA
- a CDS encoding homoserine O-acetyltransferase family protein yields the protein MSLEEPHLFLLPRPLRLEGGAVLPHVAVAYHTFGQLNPARDNVVWVCHALTANADVLSWWPGLFGAGCHFDPEECFIVCANVLGSCYGTTGPLTPDPTTEQPLFQQFPLVTVRDMVAVHEALREHLALPRIHTLIGGSLGGQQALEWAVQRPQLIENLVLLATNARHSAWGIAFNEAQRLAIFADPTYHAATPEGGVAGLQAARAVALLSYRSYDAYQRTQTHPDQEALDDFRASSYQRYQGQKLVNRFNAYAYVTLSKAMDSHHIGRGRGGVRAALGRIRARTLVLGISSDVLFPPAEQQLLARYIPGAMYAEMDSQFGHDGFLIETAQITHFLERFTVQTYVH from the coding sequence ATGTCCTTAGAAGAACCGCACCTGTTCCTCCTGCCCCGGCCGCTGCGCCTGGAAGGCGGGGCCGTGCTGCCGCACGTGGCCGTGGCCTACCACACCTTCGGCCAGCTCAACCCGGCCCGCGACAATGTGGTGTGGGTGTGCCACGCCCTCACGGCCAACGCCGACGTGCTCAGCTGGTGGCCGGGCCTGTTTGGGGCGGGCTGCCACTTCGACCCTGAGGAGTGCTTTATCGTGTGTGCCAATGTGCTGGGCTCCTGCTACGGCACTACCGGCCCGCTCACACCCGACCCGACTACCGAGCAGCCGCTGTTTCAGCAGTTTCCGCTGGTGACGGTGCGCGACATGGTGGCCGTGCATGAGGCCCTGCGGGAACACCTGGCCCTGCCGCGCATCCACACCCTGATTGGGGGCTCCCTGGGTGGGCAGCAGGCGCTGGAGTGGGCCGTGCAGCGGCCCCAGCTTATCGAAAACCTGGTGCTGCTGGCCACCAACGCCCGGCACTCGGCCTGGGGCATTGCCTTCAACGAGGCCCAGCGCCTGGCCATCTTCGCCGACCCCACCTACCACGCCGCCACGCCCGAAGGCGGCGTGGCGGGCCTACAAGCGGCCCGCGCCGTGGCCCTGCTCAGCTACCGCAGCTACGATGCCTATCAGCGCACCCAAACCCACCCCGACCAGGAAGCCCTCGACGACTTCCGGGCCAGCTCCTACCAGCGCTACCAGGGCCAGAAGCTTGTCAACCGCTTCAATGCCTACGCCTACGTAACCCTGTCCAAAGCCATGGACTCCCACCACATCGGGCGGGGGCGCGGCGGGGTGAGGGCGGCGCTGGGCCGCATCCGGGCCCGCACGCTGGTACTGGGCATCAGCTCCGACGTGCTGTTTCCGCCCGCCGAGCAGCAACTGCTGGCCCGCTACATTCCGGGGGCCATGTACGCCGAAATGGATTCCCAGTTCGGCCACGACGGCTTTCTGATTGAAACCGCTCAGATAACCCATTTCCTCGAACGATTCACCGTCCAGACCTATGTCCACTGA
- a CDS encoding O-acetylhomoserine aminocarboxypropyltransferase/cysteine synthase family protein, producing the protein MSTQSLHFETLQLHAGQQPDPVTGSRAVPIHQTTSYVFKNAEHGANLFALKEFGNIYTRLMNPTTDVFEQRVAALEGGVAALAVSSGQAAQFIALNNILQAGDNFVSTAHLYGGTYNQFKVAFKRLGIEVRFADGDRPESFEQHIDHNTKAIYLETIGNPSFSIPDFERIAAIAEKHDLPLIVDNTFGAGGYLFRPLEHGAHIVVESATKWIGGHGTSIGGVIVDGGTYDFGNGKYPQFTEPSEGYHGLVFNDVFGKNGPFGNIAFIIRARVEGLRDFGPSQSPFNSFLLLQGLETLSLRVERTVENALRIATWLEQHPQVEAVNYPGLPSSPYYALAQKYLKRGYGGVLTFAIRGTKDTATQFIDNLKLVSHLANVGDAKTLIIQPSATTHQQLSEEEQRAAGVTPTLLRLSVGIEHFDDIRADLQQAFDAVRDAATPDADSGSTLLPQPEIEHAATLEV; encoded by the coding sequence ATGTCCACGCAAAGCCTCCACTTCGAAACCCTGCAACTCCACGCCGGCCAGCAGCCCGACCCCGTAACTGGTTCGCGCGCCGTGCCCATTCACCAGACCACCAGCTACGTGTTCAAGAACGCCGAGCATGGGGCCAACCTGTTTGCCCTTAAGGAGTTCGGCAACATCTACACCCGCCTGATGAACCCCACCACCGACGTGTTTGAGCAGCGGGTGGCAGCTCTGGAAGGCGGCGTGGCAGCCTTGGCCGTGTCGTCGGGGCAGGCAGCGCAGTTCATTGCCCTGAACAACATCCTGCAAGCCGGCGACAATTTCGTGAGCACGGCCCACCTGTACGGCGGCACCTACAACCAGTTCAAAGTGGCCTTCAAGCGCCTGGGCATTGAGGTGCGCTTCGCCGACGGGGACCGGCCCGAGAGCTTCGAGCAGCACATCGACCATAATACCAAGGCTATCTACCTGGAAACCATTGGCAACCCTAGCTTCAGCATTCCGGACTTTGAGCGGATTGCCGCCATTGCCGAAAAGCACGACCTGCCGCTGATTGTGGACAACACCTTCGGGGCGGGCGGCTACCTGTTTCGGCCCCTGGAGCACGGCGCCCACATCGTGGTAGAATCGGCTACGAAGTGGATTGGCGGGCACGGCACGAGCATTGGCGGGGTGATTGTGGACGGCGGTACCTACGACTTCGGCAACGGCAAGTATCCGCAGTTTACGGAGCCTTCGGAGGGTTACCACGGGCTGGTGTTCAACGACGTATTCGGCAAGAACGGCCCCTTCGGCAACATTGCCTTCATCATCCGGGCCCGGGTGGAAGGCCTGCGCGACTTCGGCCCCTCGCAGAGCCCGTTCAACTCCTTCCTGCTCCTGCAAGGCCTCGAAACCCTGAGCCTGCGCGTGGAGCGCACCGTGGAAAACGCCCTGCGCATTGCCACCTGGCTGGAGCAGCACCCGCAGGTGGAAGCCGTGAACTACCCTGGCCTGCCGAGCAGCCCCTACTACGCCCTGGCGCAGAAATACCTGAAGCGCGGCTACGGCGGGGTGCTCACCTTCGCCATCCGCGGCACCAAAGACACGGCCACGCAGTTCATCGACAACCTCAAGCTGGTGAGCCACTTGGCCAACGTGGGCGACGCCAAAACGCTTATCATCCAGCCTTCGGCTACCACCCACCAGCAGCTGAGCGAGGAGGAGCAGCGCGCGGCCGGCGTCACACCGACCCTGCTGCGCCTGTCGGTGGGCATCGAGCACTTCGACGACATCCGGGCTGACCTGCAACAAGCCTTCGACGCGGTGCGCGACGCCGCCACCCCGGACGCCGACAGCGGCAGCACCCTGCTGCCCCAACCCGAAATCGAACACGCCGCCACGCTGGAAGTCTAA
- a CDS encoding LysM peptidoglycan-binding domain-containing protein — MGLFDFLSDKGEKQPVQPANQPKPAGGATDFFGNANAAQPAAAAQGEKYTVVSGDSLSKIAKNHYGDASKWHQIYDANKSIIGSNPDHIEVGQVLTLPKL; from the coding sequence ATGGGACTGTTTGACTTCCTCTCGGATAAAGGCGAAAAACAACCGGTTCAGCCCGCCAACCAACCCAAGCCGGCCGGCGGCGCCACCGATTTCTTCGGCAATGCCAACGCCGCCCAGCCGGCTGCCGCGGCCCAAGGCGAAAAGTACACCGTGGTAAGCGGCGACTCGCTGTCGAAAATTGCCAAAAACCACTACGGCGACGCCAGCAAGTGGCACCAGATCTACGATGCCAATAAAAGCATCATCGGCTCCAACCCCGACCACATTGAAGTAGGCCAGGTCCTGACGCTACCCAAGCTGTAA
- a CDS encoding lipocalin family protein — protein MKTISAPFRYLASLLVLLSLFAASCSSKEGKVEGVNMLYGKDSKTWKTDKELDATGDKVKQTDSEEDERVTFFANGQYNMSSNAGAVSGKYTFDQAGKKITMTPNGATNANVFDVVTLTDDKLTLKGTDGSELRLETE, from the coding sequence ATGAAAACGATTTCTGCTCCGTTTCGCTACCTGGCCAGCCTACTGGTACTGCTCTCCCTGTTTGCCGCCTCGTGCAGCAGCAAAGAAGGCAAGGTGGAAGGCGTCAACATGCTCTACGGCAAAGACAGCAAAACCTGGAAAACCGACAAGGAGCTGGACGCTACCGGCGACAAAGTGAAGCAGACCGACTCGGAAGAAGACGAACGGGTGACGTTCTTCGCCAACGGCCAGTACAACATGAGCTCCAACGCCGGCGCCGTAAGCGGCAAGTACACCTTCGACCAGGCCGGCAAGAAAATTACGATGACTCCCAACGGCGCTACCAACGCCAACGTTTTTGATGTGGTAACGCTGACCGACGACAAGCTGACCCTGAAAGGCACCGACGGCTCGGAGCTACGCCTCGAAACCGAATAA